Proteins encoded within one genomic window of Polaribacter sp. NJDZ03:
- a CDS encoding deoxyhypusine synthase family protein encodes MSKPITNFIEKYFLHFNAAALVDAAKGYEAQLNKGSKMLVSLAGAMSTAELGKIFAEMIRKDKVQIISCTGANLEEDVMNLVAHSHYKRVPNYRDLTPQDEWDLLEKGLNRVTDTCIPEEEAFRRIQEHIVKIWKEAEANGERFLPHEYMYKLLLSGVLEQYYEIDIKDSWMYAAAEKNLPIICPGWEDSTMGNIFASYVLKGELKASTVKSGIEYMTFLADWYTNNSENGIGFFQIGGGIAGDFPICVVPMLYQDMERPETPFWSYFCQISDSTTSYGSYSGAVPNEKITWGKLDIDTPKFIIESDATIVAPLIFAYLLEM; translated from the coding sequence ATGAGCAAACCAATTACAAATTTTATAGAAAAATACTTTTTACACTTTAATGCAGCCGCTTTAGTAGATGCAGCAAAAGGGTACGAAGCACAACTAAATAAAGGGTCTAAAATGTTAGTTTCTTTAGCAGGAGCAATGAGTACTGCAGAACTAGGGAAGATTTTTGCAGAAATGATTCGCAAAGATAAAGTGCAAATTATTTCTTGTACAGGAGCAAACTTAGAAGAAGATGTAATGAATTTAGTAGCGCATTCTCACTATAAGCGTGTACCAAATTATAGGGATTTAACTCCGCAAGACGAGTGGGATTTATTAGAAAAAGGCTTAAACAGAGTTACTGATACTTGTATACCAGAAGAAGAAGCTTTTAGAAGAATTCAAGAACATATTGTAAAAATTTGGAAAGAAGCAGAAGCAAATGGTGAACGTTTTTTACCGCATGAATACATGTATAAATTATTATTGTCTGGTGTTTTAGAGCAATATTACGAGATAGACATTAAAGATTCTTGGATGTACGCAGCAGCAGAAAAAAACTTACCTATTATTTGTCCGGGTTGGGAAGATTCTACCATGGGTAATATTTTTGCTTCTTATGTTTTAAAAGGCGAATTGAAAGCGAGTACGGTAAAATCTGGAATTGAATACATGACTTTTCTTGCAGATTGGTACACAAATAATTCGGAAAACGGAATTGGATTCTTTCAAATAGGGGGAGGAATTGCTGGAGATTTTCCAATTTGCGTAGTACCAATGTTATACCAAGATATGGAAAGACCAGAAACGCCATTCTGGAGCTATTTCTGTCAGATTTCAGATTCTACAACAAGTTATGGTTCTTATTCTGGTGCAGTACCAAACGAAAAAATTACTTGGGGTAAATTAGATATTGATACGCCAAAGTTTATTATAGAAAGTGATGCAACGATTGTTGCTCCATTAATTTTTGCATATTTATTAGAAATGTAA
- the speB gene encoding agmatinase — MNLNKTYAGISAEFGNLSTSKVVIIPVPYDGTSTWQKGADKGPQAFLDASENMELYDIETDSEVYKQGVYLADAVTENSSPEAMVEEVHQITKKYINRNKFVTVFGGEHSVSIGTIRAFNECFSSLTVLHIDAHADLRKEYDGSKCNHACAVYEANQNTNLVQVGIRSMDISEKREMNLDKVFFAHDMAVNEDWVEDVIDQLTENVFITFDLDALDPSIMPSTGTPEPGGLFYYETLEFLKQVFQQKNVVGFDMVELCPNENEKSSDFLAAKLFYKMLSYKFASKDDTYNNSDDDTDTNPFSKLSKFKDDEDDNF, encoded by the coding sequence ATGAATTTAAATAAAACATATGCAGGAATTTCAGCAGAATTTGGAAACCTGTCAACTTCAAAAGTAGTAATTATTCCTGTTCCTTATGATGGAACGAGTACCTGGCAAAAAGGTGCAGATAAAGGTCCTCAAGCATTTTTAGATGCTTCAGAAAACATGGAATTGTATGACATTGAAACCGATTCTGAAGTATATAAACAAGGTGTTTATTTAGCAGATGCAGTTACAGAAAATTCTTCTCCAGAAGCAATGGTAGAAGAAGTACATCAAATTACTAAAAAATACATTAATAGAAATAAATTTGTTACCGTTTTTGGTGGTGAGCATTCTGTTTCTATTGGAACTATTAGAGCTTTTAATGAGTGTTTTAGCAGTTTAACAGTACTACATATAGATGCACATGCAGATTTAAGAAAAGAATATGATGGTTCTAAATGTAACCATGCTTGTGCAGTTTATGAAGCTAACCAAAATACAAATTTGGTGCAAGTTGGTATTAGAAGTATGGATATTTCTGAAAAAAGAGAAATGAATCTTGATAAAGTTTTCTTTGCACATGATATGGCTGTAAATGAGGATTGGGTAGAAGATGTAATCGATCAATTAACTGAAAATGTTTTTATTACGTTTGATTTAGACGCTTTAGACCCTTCTATTATGCCATCTACAGGAACTCCAGAACCAGGAGGATTGTTTTATTATGAAACCTTAGAATTTTTAAAACAGGTTTTTCAACAAAAGAATGTGGTAGGTTTTGATATGGTTGAGTTATGCCCTAACGAAAATGAAAAATCATCAGACTTTTTAGCTGCAAAATTATTTTACAAAATGTTAAGCTACAAATTTGCATCAAAAGATGATACGTATAATAATAGTGATGATGATACTGATACGAATCCGTTTAGTAAATTATCTAAATTTAAGGATGATGAAGATGATAACTTTTAA
- a CDS encoding serine O-acetyltransferase yields MVKNKISLKHYLEEDAKANDIISVTNYEQFLTIFTPNLLWMFIRYLRHYEYYLNANKKDIVSRLKRKYYLVKYKNLGYKLGFSIPPNVFGPGLRIPHYGTIVVHPFAKVGANCVLQAGVNIGISNNGVPTIGSNVYIGPGAKLFGNIEIGNEVAIGANTVVTKSFPQSNITIVGIPAKIIKYTKADER; encoded by the coding sequence ATGGTTAAAAATAAAATCAGTTTAAAGCATTATCTTGAAGAAGATGCTAAAGCGAATGATATAATTTCTGTGACTAATTACGAACAGTTTTTAACAATTTTTACACCTAATTTGTTATGGATGTTTATTAGATATTTAAGACATTATGAATATTATTTGAATGCAAATAAAAAAGATATAGTATCTAGATTAAAGCGAAAGTATTATCTAGTTAAATATAAAAATTTAGGCTATAAATTAGGTTTTTCAATACCACCAAATGTTTTTGGGCCTGGTCTTAGAATACCACATTACGGAACAATTGTAGTGCATCCTTTTGCAAAAGTAGGAGCAAATTGCGTATTACAAGCTGGTGTTAATATAGGAATTAGCAATAATGGAGTTCCAACTATTGGTAGTAATGTTTACATTGGCCCTGGTGCAAAGTTATTTGGTAATATAGAAATTGGTAATGAAGTTGCCATTGGTGCAAATACAGTTGTTACAAAATCTTTTCCTCAATCTAATATAACTATTGTAGGTATTCCTGCAAAAATAATAAAGTATACAAAGGCAGATGAAAGATGA
- a CDS encoding UpxY family transcription antiterminator — protein sequence MNTIKKRKEELQWFAVYTRPKAEKKVEERLSIAGFDTFLPMQTVVKQWSDRKKKTQVPFINSYVFVKSTQKNLAQVYPTAGVLTILKYLGNYAVVKNYEIENLRILSTNTNFLTSVYNRPIGLAKGTKITVSEGAFKGLYGNYLSNSGKDKVIIEMEALGSYVEVTLPINSLQKV from the coding sequence ATGAATACAATCAAAAAAAGAAAAGAAGAATTACAATGGTTTGCTGTTTATACACGACCAAAAGCTGAAAAAAAGGTAGAAGAAAGATTATCTATTGCTGGCTTTGATACTTTTTTGCCAATGCAAACTGTTGTGAAACAGTGGAGTGATCGTAAAAAGAAAACACAAGTTCCTTTTATTAATTCTTATGTTTTTGTGAAATCGACTCAAAAAAATTTAGCCCAAGTTTATCCAACAGCAGGTGTTCTAACTATTTTAAAATATTTAGGAAACTATGCGGTAGTGAAAAATTATGAAATTGAAAATTTAAGAATTTTGTCTACCAATACTAATTTTTTAACCTCGGTATATAACAGACCAATTGGTTTAGCTAAAGGAACAAAAATAACAGTTTCTGAAGGAGCCTTTAAAGGTTTATATGGTAACTATTTATCTAATTCAGGTAAAGACAAAGTAATTATTGAAATGGAAGCCTTAGGGAGTTATGTTGAAGTAACATTACCTATAAATAGTCTTCAAAAAGTATAA
- a CDS encoding carbon-nitrogen hydrolase family protein — protein sequence MIQTIENIELHYLTLTDYKQFKEAMIQAYSSMPGSYWSENQIKSLIEKFPEGQVVIKINGDLAGCALSLRLDYDSFDEQHTYEDITGNYTFDTHDEDGDILYGIDVFIKKEYRGLRLGRRLYDYRKELAEKLNLRGIAFGGRIPNYHKYAATLSPKEYIAKVKRKEIHDPVLNFQISNDFHPSKILKGYLEGDVNSGEFAVLLEWDNIYYEKKSRKAATKKKVVRLGLIQWQMRLYKDLEELMQQAEYFVDAVAAYRSDFALFPEFFNAPLMADNNHLPESEAIRELAKYTPKIVLKFSELAISYNINIITGSMPEIKDGLLYNVGYICKRDGSKERYEKLHVTPDEAKVWGMQGGHELRTFDTDCGKIGVLICYDSEFPELSRILAEEGMDILFIPFLTDTQNGYSRVRHCAQARAIENECYVAIAGSVGNLPKVNNMDIQYAQSMVFTPCDFSFPANGIKAEATTNTEMILIADVDLDLLKDLNQFGSVRNLKDRRKDIFEVRKLPKK from the coding sequence ATGATTCAAACAATTGAAAATATAGAACTTCATTATCTAACTTTAACTGATTATAAACAGTTTAAAGAAGCAATGATTCAGGCATATTCAAGTATGCCAGGTTCTTATTGGAGTGAGAATCAGATTAAATCTTTAATAGAAAAGTTTCCAGAAGGACAGGTTGTAATTAAGATAAATGGAGATTTGGCTGGTTGTGCGCTTTCTCTTAGATTAGATTATGATAGTTTTGATGAACAGCACACGTATGAAGATATAACCGGAAATTATACTTTTGATACCCATGATGAAGATGGAGATATTTTATACGGAATAGATGTTTTTATAAAAAAGGAATACAGAGGATTACGTTTAGGTAGAAGGTTGTATGATTATAGAAAAGAACTTGCAGAAAAATTGAATTTAAGAGGAATTGCCTTTGGAGGTAGAATTCCGAATTATCATAAATATGCAGCTACTTTATCGCCTAAAGAATACATTGCGAAAGTAAAACGTAAAGAAATACATGATCCTGTTTTAAATTTTCAAATTTCAAATGATTTCCATCCTTCAAAAATTTTAAAAGGATATTTAGAAGGAGATGTAAATTCTGGTGAATTTGCAGTTTTATTAGAATGGGATAATATTTACTACGAGAAAAAGTCTAGAAAAGCGGCAACAAAGAAAAAAGTAGTTCGTTTAGGGTTGATTCAGTGGCAAATGCGTTTGTATAAAGATTTGGAAGAATTAATGCAACAAGCAGAATACTTTGTAGACGCTGTTGCTGCTTACAGATCGGATTTTGCATTGTTTCCAGAGTTTTTTAATGCGCCATTAATGGCGGATAATAATCACTTGCCAGAATCTGAGGCTATTAGAGAATTGGCGAAGTATACACCAAAAATTGTTCTGAAATTTTCTGAGTTAGCAATTTCATACAACATTAATATAATTACTGGTAGTATGCCAGAAATTAAGGATGGATTGTTGTATAATGTGGGGTATATATGTAAAAGAGACGGTTCTAAAGAACGTTATGAAAAACTACACGTTACTCCAGATGAAGCAAAAGTTTGGGGAATGCAAGGTGGTCATGAATTAAGAACTTTTGATACAGATTGTGGTAAAATTGGTGTTTTAATTTGTTATGATTCTGAGTTTCCAGAATTGAGTAGAATTTTAGCAGAAGAAGGCATGGACATTTTGTTTATCCCGTTTTTAACGGATACTCAAAACGGATATTCTAGAGTACGTCATTGTGCACAAGCTAGAGCTATAGAAAATGAATGTTATGTTGCTATTGCAGGTAGTGTTGGTAATTTACCGAAAGTAAATAACATGGATATACAGTATGCGCAATCTATGGTTTTTACACCTTGTGATTTTTCTTTTCCTGCAAACGGAATAAAAGCAGAAGCAACCACAAATACAGAAATGATTTTAATTGCTGATGTAGATTTAGATTTATTAAAGGATTTAAACCAGTTTGGTAGCGTACGTAATTTAAAAGATAGAAGAAAAGACATCTTTGAAGTTCGAAAACTTCCAAAAAAATAA
- a CDS encoding lipopolysaccharide biosynthesis protein, producing the protein MTSLKKKSLTGLVWDFVGKLGLQGVGFFVSIILARILLPEDFGLLAIITVFINLANVFLDFGFSTALVQRTNVTNEHYASVFFMNVIMGVLLGGLVFFTAPLVANFYEKEVLTNLIRVMSFSFVINSFGNVTRAHLRRIMNFKIISVSNIISAFISGFIAVYMAYNGYGIWSLISQILISEILNNILIFVLSKFRFKLVFSITAVKELWGFGSKIFLTGVLDTIFINLDSLIIGKILNPATLGYYYRSKSLENFSFRYTASTLSNILLPSLSTINNEPIVYKKTVLKLFKIISFVSFLACGVFLVGAHEIILLLFSKKWEPSVRIFQIIIFGAFAPQIFNLFYNILLSKGLSGLYLKINIFNKVLFFANFILLFYANLNSYLIGFVCAQIIVFVTGLIVISEKLNFKNELYYISIKNMVIYLISILIVFTLKQYVYLEILYMDLLIASITFLIVFLTFYFVFMKNDLILMVKEIKEVLNIKNG; encoded by the coding sequence ATGACAAGTTTAAAGAAAAAAAGTTTAACAGGTCTTGTTTGGGATTTTGTAGGTAAGTTAGGATTGCAGGGAGTTGGTTTTTTTGTTTCCATAATTTTAGCTAGAATTCTATTACCAGAAGATTTTGGTTTATTGGCCATCATTACCGTTTTTATAAATTTAGCAAATGTCTTTTTAGATTTTGGCTTTAGTACTGCTTTGGTTCAGCGTACTAATGTAACTAATGAACATTACGCTTCTGTTTTTTTTATGAATGTAATTATGGGAGTCCTTTTAGGAGGACTAGTATTTTTTACAGCTCCATTGGTTGCTAATTTTTATGAGAAAGAAGTACTAACAAATCTTATTAGAGTGATGTCTTTTAGTTTTGTCATAAATTCATTTGGTAATGTAACCAGAGCACATTTAAGGCGGATCATGAATTTTAAGATCATATCTGTATCCAACATTATATCTGCTTTTATTAGTGGTTTTATAGCTGTATATATGGCATATAATGGTTATGGAATATGGAGTTTGATTAGCCAGATATTAATTTCAGAAATACTTAACAATATATTAATTTTTGTACTAAGTAAGTTTCGTTTTAAATTAGTTTTTAGTATTACGGCAGTAAAAGAATTATGGGGGTTTGGATCAAAAATTTTTTTAACAGGTGTTTTAGATACTATTTTTATAAATTTAGATTCGTTAATAATTGGAAAAATATTAAACCCAGCTACTTTAGGATATTACTATAGATCAAAATCTTTAGAAAACTTTTCATTTAGATATACAGCTTCTACTTTATCTAACATTCTATTACCTAGTTTAAGTACTATTAATAACGAACCAATTGTATATAAGAAGACTGTTTTAAAACTTTTTAAGATAATCTCTTTTGTATCTTTTCTTGCTTGTGGGGTGTTTTTAGTAGGAGCTCATGAAATTATATTATTGTTATTTTCTAAAAAATGGGAACCCTCAGTTCGTATATTTCAAATAATTATATTTGGTGCTTTTGCTCCACAAATTTTTAATTTATTTTATAATATATTATTAAGTAAAGGGTTATCTGGTTTGTACTTAAAAATTAATATTTTTAATAAGGTATTATTTTTTGCAAATTTTATTTTATTATTTTATGCTAACTTAAATAGTTACTTAATAGGCTTTGTTTGTGCTCAAATTATTGTTTTTGTTACAGGATTAATCGTGATTTCAGAAAAATTAAACTTTAAAAATGAGTTGTATTATATTTCAATTAAAAATATGGTTATCTATCTAATTTCAATATTAATTGTTTTTACATTAAAGCAATATGTTTACTTAGAAATCTTATATATGGATCTTTTAATAGCATCAATTACTTTTTTAATTGTGTTTTTGACTTTCTATTTTGTGTTCATGAAAAATGATTTAATTTTAATGGTTAAAGAAATTAAAGAAGTTTTAAATATAAAAAATGGTTAA
- a CDS encoding glycosyltransferase family 4 protein encodes MKDDKPLKILIVSSANFFSNYGGGQVYVKNIVNQMIAQGVDVSIATPEISGTKLSHYKEKPVYTFTNKMLEGNLLELRNFIKEINPSIVHLHGFKAPFSFACKSLEIPCIVTAHHGGLVCPAGALLNSKDKICTVAASESNCLPCVLRNVKGGTCTLPIQKLIPFNLRLAIGKAFLKIPFIYYVTPIVTTTLSIENKKREWKNIYNNASLLIAPSIAIKKAMVLNGAPVSSIKVIPHGIPSIKVNKITEVKKDIEVLKEKKPVKFFYVGRICREKGVHVMLKAFNNLTLPAEIHVIGGTGNHVEESYSKYLKKTYKNENIIWHGKVLPEEVNEKIKMFDVMIHPAFFLEVFGLTIAESLQMGKPVIATKCGGAEMQITHNENGLLIAPNNVNELKKAIIEIIESPNLLLKLKEKTTLNVNLIDNHVLDLMKVYRGFV; translated from the coding sequence ATGAAAGATGATAAACCTTTAAAGATTTTAATAGTATCATCGGCTAATTTTTTCTCTAATTATGGTGGAGGTCAGGTTTATGTAAAGAACATCGTAAACCAAATGATAGCGCAAGGTGTAGATGTTAGTATTGCAACACCAGAAATTTCCGGAACAAAGTTATCTCACTATAAAGAAAAACCTGTTTATACATTTACGAACAAAATGTTAGAGGGGAATTTATTAGAATTAAGAAATTTTATAAAAGAGATTAATCCATCAATAGTACATCTTCATGGTTTTAAAGCTCCCTTTTCATTTGCTTGTAAATCACTAGAGATACCTTGTATTGTTACGGCACATCATGGTGGTTTAGTTTGTCCGGCAGGGGCATTATTAAACTCTAAAGATAAAATTTGTACGGTAGCAGCATCAGAGAGCAACTGTTTACCTTGTGTATTAAGAAATGTAAAAGGAGGAACTTGTACTTTACCAATACAAAAATTGATTCCATTTAATCTTAGGTTAGCAATTGGTAAAGCATTTCTTAAAATTCCTTTTATTTATTATGTTACACCTATTGTTACAACCACACTTTCTATTGAGAATAAAAAAAGGGAATGGAAAAATATTTATAATAATGCAAGTTTATTAATAGCACCATCAATAGCTATTAAAAAAGCAATGGTACTCAACGGCGCACCAGTAAGTAGTATAAAAGTTATTCCGCATGGAATACCTTCTATAAAAGTAAATAAAATTACTGAGGTAAAGAAAGACATAGAAGTTTTAAAAGAAAAGAAACCCGTAAAGTTTTTTTATGTAGGAAGAATTTGCAGAGAAAAAGGCGTACATGTTATGTTGAAAGCTTTTAATAATTTAACCTTGCCTGCAGAAATTCATGTTATAGGAGGTACAGGTAATCATGTGGAAGAAAGTTATAGTAAATATTTGAAAAAAACATATAAAAACGAAAATATTATCTGGCATGGTAAAGTACTTCCAGAAGAAGTAAATGAAAAAATAAAAATGTTTGATGTTATGATACATCCTGCTTTCTTTTTAGAAGTATTTGGACTTACCATTGCTGAATCTTTACAAATGGGTAAACCAGTAATAGCAACAAAATGTGGTGGAGCAGAAATGCAAATTACTCATAATGAAAATGGTTTATTAATAGCTCCTAATAATGTTAATGAATTAAAGAAAGCAATAATAGAGATCATAGAATCGCCTAATTTATTACTTAAGTTAAAAGAAAAGACAACTTTAAATGTAAACTTAATAGATAATCACGTATTAGATTTGATGAAAGTTTATAGAGGTTTTGTATAA
- a CDS encoding arginine decarboxylase — MNTKYIDLIEQTFDFPQEEFKTENNKLFWHGINLMELIEQYGSPLKFTYLPKISENINKAKGWFQNSIEKHNYKGKYFYSYCTKSSHFKHILHEALKNDIHIETSSAFDIDIVNNLKKEGKIKDDTYVICNGFKRDQYIKNIGGLINSGHKNVIPIIDNYEEINLLLDETDKQINVGIRIASEEEPKFEFYTSRLGIGYKNIVAFYEREIATNTQVDLKMLHFFINTGIKDNAYYWNELMKCLNVYINLKKICPTLDCLNIGGGFPIKNSLAFDYDYEYMIDEIINQINEVCKDAGVDVPNIFTEFGSFTVGESGAAIYQVLYQKKQNDRERWNMINSSFITTLPDAWAINKRFVMLPINKWNKQYERVLLGGLTCDSDDYYNSEQHINGIYLPIYEKDNPLYIGFFNTGAYQESIGGFGGLQHCLIPHPKHLILDRDEDGNLTSGVFKEQQKSSELLSILGY; from the coding sequence AATTGAGCAAACGTTCGATTTCCCACAAGAAGAATTTAAAACAGAAAACAACAAATTATTTTGGCACGGAATAAATTTAATGGAATTAATAGAGCAATATGGTTCTCCATTAAAATTTACTTATTTACCAAAAATTTCAGAAAATATCAATAAAGCAAAGGGTTGGTTTCAAAATAGTATTGAAAAACATAACTATAAAGGAAAATACTTTTATAGTTATTGTACAAAAAGCTCTCATTTTAAACACATTTTACATGAAGCTTTAAAAAATGATATCCATATAGAAACATCTTCTGCTTTTGATATAGATATTGTAAACAACCTTAAAAAAGAAGGAAAAATAAAAGACGATACGTATGTTATTTGCAACGGATTTAAACGTGACCAATACATTAAAAATATTGGAGGCTTAATTAACTCTGGTCATAAGAACGTAATACCTATTATAGATAATTACGAAGAAATTAATCTATTATTAGATGAAACTGATAAACAGATAAATGTAGGTATTAGAATTGCATCAGAAGAAGAGCCAAAATTTGAGTTTTATACTTCTAGATTAGGTATTGGATATAAAAATATTGTTGCTTTTTACGAGCGAGAAATCGCTACAAATACACAAGTAGATTTAAAAATGTTACATTTTTTTATCAATACAGGTATTAAAGACAATGCCTATTATTGGAATGAATTGATGAAATGTTTAAATGTGTACATCAACCTAAAAAAAATATGCCCTACGTTAGATTGTTTAAATATTGGTGGTGGTTTTCCTATTAAAAACTCATTGGCTTTTGATTATGACTATGAGTATATGATTGATGAAATTATCAATCAAATAAATGAAGTTTGTAAAGATGCAGGAGTAGATGTGCCAAATATTTTTACCGAATTTGGAAGCTTTACTGTTGGGGAATCTGGAGCTGCTATTTATCAAGTTTTATATCAGAAAAAACAAAATGACAGAGAGCGTTGGAACATGATAAACTCTTCATTTATAACAACTTTACCAGACGCATGGGCAATTAATAAGCGTTTTGTTATGTTGCCAATTAACAAATGGAACAAGCAGTATGAACGTGTTTTATTAGGTGGTTTAACCTGTGATAGTGATGATTATTACAATTCTGAGCAACATATAAACGGAATTTATTTACCTATTTACGAAAAAGATAATCCGCTGTATATTGGTTTCTTTAACACGGGTGCCTATCAAGAATCTATTGGAGGCTTTGGAGGGTTACAGCACTGTTTAATTCCACATCCAAAACATTTAATTTTAGATAGAGATGAAGATGGAAATTTAACTTCAGGAGTCTTTAAAGAACAACAAAAAAGTAGCGAATTATTATCAATTTTAGGGTATTAA